The genomic interval CGAGTTGAGGATCAGCGTCGAGAAGCCATGAACCGGTCTGTCTGCAGTGGTGGTCGGATTCGATTGCCGCTATTTAGCGGGGCAATTGCCACTGTATTCAAAGAGGAGGTCAAAGGCAGGGTGTTTGTACAACACTTCATCGCACCCACGACACCGGGTGAATAACTGACGCTTGGTGTCCCAGTAATCGGTCCGCTCGATGACTGCGGTGCCTTGCCGGCCAAAATGCCCACCAGTAGTAGCAAAATGATCAAATTCACAACTCCCACAGACTGGGCAAGGATCACTGAGTCCATCCCAGTCATCTCGATCAACGCCTACAATTTCTTTCGTAGTTCCGTCTTCTCTTATCACTTGAATTGAATTTTCCATTTAGAATCGCCTCCACCCCTATGGGCGATAGAAAATCGCATCACATCGCTCACTGACCCAATGAACGAGGGCACCTGTAGCCGCTTCACAGGTTGTGGTGGATTGTCTCTCGAACGAAAACCGGTTGATGAGAAACCGCATGAGATTCTCGAGCGGTCACTCCAATCTGACAGGGGATCAGTCTGTACCTGCGAGAGAAACAGATTTGACAGGTACTGTTAAGCGGATGACTGTCGAACCAACCATACAGAATTGCAATGGCTCGCGTTACAGATCCACGGCCACCACTTCTGGAGTGGATTCTTGAGTGCTACGACCGGCTGTGTACGCACGCATGTCGGCCAGACCATGGAGAAGACAGTGTGCCATTGATCGACTACGACGACGCCACCAATATGCTGATCGCCGATACAGAGTTAGCACTCGAGCAACGGGATGTCGAGCACGCACTTACGCGCCTCCTCGAACGAGGCTACTTCTACGAAGTCGAAGACGAACTTCGGGTCACATCCCCGGAAGAGCAGTGTTAACAACTCTTCGAAGAGCCATCCTGTATCTCGATAGATCAGCTCACTATACTGATCTCGAGCCACTGCAGTCTCTTCAAAATCGATCCTCCATCTCGCCGCTCCATTACCGGAATTGTCCAGAAGCGATGGCTACGTTCTGCTAGAGCCCCACCCCATACTCATCAAACACGGACTCGAATCCTTCGTCGACGACCTGCTGGACAAGCTTCGCGAACGAACTTCGATTATCTGGATCCTCCACGAGCGACCGAAACGTACTCTCGAAGTGATGTCCATGCGAGGGACGATCACGACTCGAGGTTTCGTGAGCTGCTTCGTGCAACATCACGAGATACAGGTCGTGCATCCAGACGGCACGCTGGCGGCTCGTCACCGCCGAGTCGGTGATCACGATGTACGTCCTGCCGTCAGTCCAAGCATCGGCACTCGCCTCGCCGTAGTACACGTCCCGCTCAATCCCAAGCTCTCGTGCGAGCACTCGAGCGAAGCGGAGATACCGCTGCTGATCAGCGTTCAACTGCGACTCATCCTCGATGCGATGATAGCCAGTCCAGACGCCCTTTGACTCTGCTTGCTCGCCAACATCGAACGTCTCTGGCACCGTTATCGATGTGTCCTCGTCAGTGGCGAGATCGCGAAGCCGCTGCGTCGCCGCATCACTCGTATCGAGGACGACGTAACCACGCTCGACGAGTTTGTCTGCACCTTTCTGGGCACCGTCAGCCCATCCAATCTTTGGGGCCGCCTGGATCTCTTCGAGGCTGATGCGGGACTCCGTTGCCAGTTGGAACAGCTTGCGATCGGTCCACTGCACGTCCGATGCATCATCGCCGTCGGACGCCATCGCCTCGATCATCACTTCCCGACTCTCAGCAGTCAGCCGGTCGTCCGAGACGTCCGCGTACAGGTCGTTACGTGCCTGCTCGAGTGCGTCGTCGATCCGTTGCCATCGATCACAGCCGGACTGGATGTCGTTACGCGCAAAGTTCAGCGTCAAGTTCCCTTTCGAGACGACGATCCCGCCGAGTCCGTACTCGCGCTTTGTCGTCACGTACAGTCCGTTGCTGTATATGTCGAGCCCGTCGTGGGGTGTGTACTCGAGTGCGAGGATTACATCCTCAGTTTCACGAGTGAGCGACGGATGTGGAGAGTCCGCCACTACCTCGAGTGGATCGCCGTTGTCGACTGGCTTGCCGTTGATCACGACCGAGACGCTCGTTCGAGACTGCACATACGCGAAGCGCTTGCGAAGGTCGCGAACGTAGCGCCGCCAGCGGTAGCTGTCCGGGTCTGGCACTTCGTCTTCGTAGTGATCGATCTCGACGAGCATCCCCTCGAGATGATGCTCAGCGTCCACAAGCTGGCCATCGCGCCCGCTGACGTCTGCCCACTGCCCAGAGTTGCGTCGATCTCGGTAGTCAAAGCACAGTGCGGTGTCGTGACTCCAGATACGAACGGCACCCTTCGCGATGATCGCACCCTTGCCGATCCCCCACTCGCCGATTGTCTCGTCGTCCGACCGTTGCTTGCTTCCTGCGCCGAGCACCGACAAGTTGCGTCGTCCCTCAGTCGACTCGAGGTCAACGCCAGCACCGTCGTCGAGGATGATCGATCGCTCGGGTGAGATGCTGACCAACACACGGGATGACCCAGGACTGTCGATGCCGTTTTGGACAGCTTCGCGAATCGCGTCTGTGAGATCCGCCATCTGATCCTCGATGAGGTACGTTGCGACCCGCTCGTCAGCGGTCATCGTTACGGTCTCGTCTGTCGATGGCTGACTGGCCGGCCTCGAGTCGGTTGTCTCGTTCGTCGCGAACTCCGATAACGTCGGATGATCTGTCATGGTGTCCACCCATCTGGCACCACAGAAATCACACCGTGCGGTCACTTGGGAACAGGAATGAACTCCGGTTCGACTTGGCGTAGTCTCCCGGTGCTCTCCAGGAGCGAGTCGAACTGTCGAAGCGAAACGACCTATAGCATCTACTTCGAAGAAGTACCACAGACAGTGAGCAGCGCAAAAGAACGGCTCGAGGACTTGCCACCGAGTGCGAAGTTGGTCTACAAGACGCTGGAATACGAGAGCGAGGGCACACAAAAAGAACTGGTCACGGAAACCAGACTTTCATCTCGGACTGTTCGATATGCGATCTCTCGGCTTGAGGAACAGGAGTTAGTTGAGCAACGAGTGTCCTTTCGAGACGCCCGTCAGAAGCTCTATTCGCTTGCGGAGTAGCCAATAGTCCACGTGGAATCTGGGAATCCTTTGACGTTCTTGTCTTGGTAGCCTGTTCTACGAAGTTTTGAGCACGGCCATATCGGATGGTGTTACTATCACACGGAGTTCATCAATCGAGAATCAAACCTCGAGATCAGTATCGGTCTGTGGGCCCGTCGAGTCTACAAGCCGCTCGAGGGCTTCGGCGTCGATCATCCGCTGTAGTTGGTACTCGTCTCGGTCGAGGCCCTGTTCCTCGAGTGCAGTGATGATCTCGAGCAGAAGCGGTCGATCACTCATCGTCGACCACCTCGCTGACGATATCGATGATCTCCTGGGCGGTCGAACTGATTCGCTCAAGCCGATCGAGGATCGTTTCGGGTTCGTCACCGTGCCACGCGGCAAGGTAAAACGCTGAACCGCTCGTATCCAACCCGAAGTACCGCCCAACGATGTAGCCGACCGCTTCGGCTTCGAGTTCACGTTTCGATCGCTCAGCCTCGTCGTCGACACCACTGTGTAACAGCGCGTGGGCGTACTCGTGAACGAGCGTGACGGCGAGGTCAGCGTCGTTCTCGCGATCACGGACGGTGACGCGTGGCTGCTCTTGAGGGCGGTACTCACAGACGCCCTTGGCACTCCCGTGCGACCAGTCCTGGGGTGGCACGATCTCTACATCTACTTCGAGTGGGTCTGCTGCTTCGAGGAGTGCGGAAACCAACTTGTCAGCGTCACCTCTCGCTTCCGTCTCGAGGTCGGGCAGTGGCTCGCCGTCAGTCTGCGAAACATCGAAGACAGGCGCTGGCCGAAAGCCGACAAGTCCTTTCTCCCAACTGTCCGGCGATGTCTCGTTATACTCACAGTCACTGCGCTCGTGGTACGACGGCGAGTTTCCGCAGTCGGGGCACTGCTTTGCGATGATGGGTGCCCAGATCCAGATCGCCGTCTCCCCTTCTTTGACGTGTCGGTCAAACTCGTTTTGCCACGTTCGATAGCCGGCAACGCGCGTTGCCTCTGGACACTGAAGTTTGATCAACAGCGTGTTTCGGTGCGAGTAGTCATGGAAGCGACTCTGGACATCTAACCACTCTGTGAACTGCTCGCTCGAGACGGCGTTATCGACCTCGTCGACGAGGTCTTGGATCCATGCTTCGATCGTGCTGTGCATCTCATCGTGCCGGGTGTCCGAATCGTCGAACGTTTCCCGGGGGCTGCTGCTTGTAGCCATGTTTGATCACTGTTTCTCGAGTCGAATCGGATCGAATCGAACTGAACTCGAGAAGACCGCCGCCCCTCAGGGGGTCTCAAAAAGACGCTGGACTCGAGCAGCTAGAGAGTCGTCAGTCAGCGGACGCCGGAGTCTCCACTTTGATCAGCGCATCGTCTGGCGTTCCACTCTTGTTCAAGAGCGACGCGCCGGGTATGCATCGTACGCCGTCCTGATCCGCCGCTATCCAACTTCTGCGATGGTTTCATATCGCTTGGCAAATGAGAGAACCGGGCGACTAATCTGCGCTGGCGGGAGTACTGTCGACGTCGCCGTCGTCAAGGAGGGGGTAGTCGATATGCATCTCGATTTTATCGAAGGGGACGATTGGTTGTATTGCGCCACCAGGGCCGCCTTCTTCAAGTTCGAGAATACCCAGCACCTCGAGGTGCTTCAGGTCTGCATGGACATCAGAGACATCGCGATCGACGAGCCGTGCAGCTTCACGCATACTCGAGGGGTGCTCTTTGGCGATTGCTTGGATGAGAGTTAGACGCAGTGGTG from Natrinema sp. HArc-T2 carries:
- a CDS encoding ATP-binding protein — translated: MTDHPTLSEFATNETTDSRPASQPSTDETVTMTADERVATYLIEDQMADLTDAIREAVQNGIDSPGSSRVLVSISPERSIILDDGAGVDLESTEGRRNLSVLGAGSKQRSDDETIGEWGIGKGAIIAKGAVRIWSHDTALCFDYRDRRNSGQWADVSGRDGQLVDAEHHLEGMLVEIDHYEDEVPDPDSYRWRRYVRDLRKRFAYVQSRTSVSVVINGKPVDNGDPLEVVADSPHPSLTRETEDVILALEYTPHDGLDIYSNGLYVTTKREYGLGGIVVSKGNLTLNFARNDIQSGCDRWQRIDDALEQARNDLYADVSDDRLTAESREVMIEAMASDGDDASDVQWTDRKLFQLATESRISLEEIQAAPKIGWADGAQKGADKLVERGYVVLDTSDAATQRLRDLATDEDTSITVPETFDVGEQAESKGVWTGYHRIEDESQLNADQQRYLRFARVLARELGIERDVYYGEASADAWTDGRTYIVITDSAVTSRQRAVWMHDLYLVMLHEAAHETSSRDRPSHGHHFESTFRSLVEDPDNRSSFAKLVQQVVDEGFESVFDEYGVGL
- a CDS encoding MarR family transcriptional regulator — its product is MSSAKERLEDLPPSAKLVYKTLEYESEGTQKELVTETRLSSRTVRYAISRLEEQELVEQRVSFRDARQKLYSLAE
- a CDS encoding ArdC-like ssDNA-binding domain-containing protein: MATSSSPRETFDDSDTRHDEMHSTIEAWIQDLVDEVDNAVSSEQFTEWLDVQSRFHDYSHRNTLLIKLQCPEATRVAGYRTWQNEFDRHVKEGETAIWIWAPIIAKQCPDCGNSPSYHERSDCEYNETSPDSWEKGLVGFRPAPVFDVSQTDGEPLPDLETEARGDADKLVSALLEAADPLEVDVEIVPPQDWSHGSAKGVCEYRPQEQPRVTVRDRENDADLAVTLVHEYAHALLHSGVDDEAERSKRELEAEAVGYIVGRYFGLDTSGSAFYLAAWHGDEPETILDRLERISSTAQEIIDIVSEVVDDE
- a CDS encoding transcriptional regulator, with protein sequence MTTLHITVGDRAQVRKDTLQFIQDAEADELDQSDEQAVLQFGTYDDLVDSLTPLRLTLIQAIAKEHPSSMREAARLVDRDVSDVHADLKHLEVLGILELEEGGPGGAIQPIVPFDKIEMHIDYPLLDDGDVDSTPASAD